A stretch of Gossypium hirsutum isolate 1008001.06 chromosome A06, Gossypium_hirsutum_v2.1, whole genome shotgun sequence DNA encodes these proteins:
- the LOC107963551 gene encoding transcription factor RAX2, giving the protein MGRAPCCDKANVKRGPWSPDEDDTLRNYLAKHGTGGNWIALPRKAGLKRCGKSCRLRWLNYLRPDIKHGGFTDEEDNIICSLYGSIGSRWSLIAAQLPGRTDNDIKNHWNTKLKKKLFAAKSGVDQNSNNHELTITDSSTTSVPIEAEALVNGSTTTTTSSSYMINMKYQQNYDYPGLVLDQIDQFTLPGLMEYSITSTASDNYSMSSSSQEVSILCNSSSFARENNSTAWFIDGGAEDQGILLDQLDFEGPHYLFTASGQQI; this is encoded by the exons ATGGGAAGAGCTCCATGCTGTGACAAAGCCAACGTGAAAAGAGGGCCATGGTCACCTGATGAAGATGATACCCTCAGAAACTACCTTGCCAAACATGGCACTGGTGGCAATTGGATTGCCCTTCCCCGCAAAGCAg gCCTTAAACGCTGTGGGAAGAGTTGCCGCCTAAGGTGGCTTAACTATCTAAGACCAGACATCAAGCACGGAGGATTTACGGACGAAGAAGACAACATTATATGCTCCCTCTATGGTAGCATAGGAAGCAG GTGGTCTTTGATAGCAGCCCAACTGCCAGGCAGAACTGACAATGATATAAAGAACCATTGGAACACCAAGCTGAAGAAAAAACTATTTGCAGCAAAGAGTGGAGTCGACCAAAACAGCAACAATCATGAATTAACAATCACCGACAGCTCCACCACTTCGGTTCCTATTGAAGCTGAGGCTCTTGTTAATGGCAGTACTACAACTACTACATCGTCTTCTTACATGATAAACATGAAATACCAGCAAAATTATGATTATCCAGGGCTGGTTTTGGACCAGATTGATCAGTTTACTCTGCCAGGGCTTATGGAATATAGCATCACCAGTACTGCAAGTGACAATTACAGTATGTCATCATCTTCTCAAGAAGTTTCAATTCTTTGCAATTCGTCTTCCTTTGCCCGGGAGAACAATTCCACGGCTTGGTTTATTGATGGAGGTGCTGAAGATCAAGGAATCTTATTGGACCAGCTTGATTTTGAGGGCCCTCACTATCTTTTTACTGCCTCTGGTCAACAAATATAG